The Candidatus Zixiibacteriota bacterium genome has a segment encoding these proteins:
- a CDS encoding site-specific DNA-methyltransferase, with the protein MPSTEQLRNRLLKKLSELFRLDQPDLDFGFYRIMHVKAQEVQDFISTDLLKIVADAFGDVDEARKVELQAAYEKAIQTAKDFGAPNPEETEPVKKAKAALDAVKNTASAEADVYDHLYRFFERYYDDGDFISRRYYTRETPGKAAPFAVPYNGEEVKLVWANMDQYYIKSTEFFSNFTFDLTQSDEVRKMSKEERVLNNIPDFPLKVHFRVVEATEGEHGNVKASEANKRFFILHAENPVALTETGELVVNFEYRPDPEKTGQEKTWRDKRNAEAVETILQRLQTMAAACGSHEKQAAEYLRLLKVLAPTDSDKNRPVLAKYVNQYTARNTMDYFIHKDLGGFLRRELDFYIKNEVMRLDDIENAEAPAVESYLAKIKVLRKIAGKLIDFLAQLENFQKKLWLKKKFIIETNYCITLDRVPEELYAEVAACDAQCEEWIRLFAIDEIGNSQRATKAQTGDLFGAKEIEFTRPLEVEFLKANNKLVLDTRFFDDSFKARLLASIENFDEQCDGLLIHSENFQALSLLKGAFEKRVKCIYIDPPYNAKSSEILYKNSYRDSSWLSLMDSRLQLAKCLQTSDSVLTVAIDEVEQEVLGQLLSQHYQIHEKSCIAVNHNPSGQQGDNFSFTHEYAYFIYPKPGRYIGEQLRENEADWDERNFRDVTGDDSLREAGPNCFYPIIVKNGEIVGFGDVCPKDFHPEINKKLDGDVIAIYPIDPEGIERKWRFARNTVENVKDELKVHYLKKRDVFDIKRLKKKFNFKSNWVDSRYSANNHGTQLLNQIIPKAPASYPKSLFTVKDSVVAGTNENKAAMVLDYFAGSGTTGHAVINLNRDDRGKRKYILVEMGDYFDTVLKPRIAKVVYSENWNDGKPTARHTGVSHCFKYIRLESYEDTLNNLRLDHNPQRKKAVAVNPALKEDYMLRYLLDVETRGSQSLLNIDAFADPTGYTLEVKKPGTDEYATRAVDLIETFNYLIGLRVLHTSVPQPFQATFKRITDPGLPKDQQTKLVVDDRIRPYEGGPWWFRKVEGWVPKDPANPNNGQQEKVLIVWRKLTDDIEQDNLMLDEWFQKNRFSTRDFEFDTIYVNGSNNLPNLKLDDENWKVRLIEEEFMKRMWNGDNT; encoded by the coding sequence ATGCCATCCACCGAGCAACTTCGAAACCGTCTTTTGAAAAAACTCTCTGAGCTTTTCCGACTGGACCAACCGGACCTTGATTTTGGCTTCTACCGGATCATGCACGTCAAGGCGCAGGAAGTTCAGGACTTCATCAGCACCGACCTTCTGAAAATCGTGGCGGATGCCTTCGGTGATGTGGACGAGGCCCGCAAGGTCGAGCTGCAGGCTGCCTATGAGAAGGCCATTCAGACCGCCAAGGATTTCGGCGCACCCAATCCGGAAGAGACCGAGCCGGTCAAAAAGGCCAAGGCCGCGCTGGATGCGGTCAAGAATACCGCCAGCGCCGAGGCCGATGTTTATGACCACCTGTACCGCTTCTTTGAGCGCTACTACGACGACGGCGACTTCATCTCCCGCCGATATTACACCCGCGAAACGCCCGGCAAGGCCGCCCCCTTTGCCGTGCCTTACAACGGAGAGGAAGTAAAACTGGTCTGGGCCAACATGGATCAGTATTACATAAAGAGCACCGAGTTTTTTTCCAATTTCACCTTCGATCTCACACAGTCCGACGAAGTCAGGAAGATGTCGAAGGAGGAGCGGGTACTGAATAACATCCCCGATTTCCCGCTCAAGGTCCATTTTCGCGTCGTCGAGGCCACCGAGGGCGAGCATGGCAACGTCAAGGCCTCCGAAGCCAACAAGCGGTTTTTCATTCTGCATGCTGAAAATCCCGTCGCCCTGACCGAAACCGGCGAGCTGGTCGTCAATTTCGAATACCGGCCCGATCCGGAAAAAACCGGCCAGGAAAAAACCTGGCGGGACAAGCGCAACGCTGAGGCGGTGGAGACAATTCTTCAGCGTCTCCAAACCATGGCTGCCGCCTGTGGCTCACACGAAAAACAGGCCGCGGAGTATCTGCGTTTGCTCAAGGTTCTCGCTCCAACCGACAGCGACAAGAATCGCCCCGTACTGGCAAAGTACGTGAACCAGTACACGGCTCGTAACACCATGGACTATTTCATCCATAAGGACCTGGGCGGATTCCTGCGCCGGGAGCTGGACTTCTACATCAAGAACGAGGTCATGCGCCTCGACGATATCGAAAACGCCGAAGCCCCGGCGGTCGAAAGCTATCTGGCCAAGATCAAGGTGCTGCGCAAAATCGCGGGCAAGCTGATCGACTTTCTGGCCCAGCTTGAGAATTTCCAGAAAAAGCTCTGGCTAAAGAAGAAGTTCATTATTGAAACCAACTACTGCATCACTCTCGATCGGGTTCCGGAGGAACTCTACGCGGAAGTGGCGGCCTGTGACGCTCAGTGTGAAGAGTGGATCAGACTGTTTGCCATTGACGAAATTGGAAACTCGCAAAGAGCCACTAAGGCGCAAACTGGGGATTTGTTCGGTGCGAAAGAGATCGAGTTTACAAGACCATTGGAAGTCGAGTTCCTCAAGGCGAACAACAAGCTGGTGCTGGATACCCGCTTTTTCGATGACAGTTTCAAAGCCAGGCTGTTGGCGTCGATTGAAAACTTTGATGAGCAGTGCGATGGCCTGCTGATTCACTCGGAGAATTTTCAGGCGTTGTCTCTTCTAAAAGGTGCGTTCGAAAAAAGAGTTAAGTGTATCTACATAGACCCACCATACAACGCGAAATCATCAGAAATACTATACAAAAACTCATACCGTGACTCTTCATGGCTTAGTCTTATGGATAGCAGGCTGCAATTAGCTAAGTGTCTTCAAACTTCAGACTCTGTTCTAACCGTTGCAATCGATGAAGTTGAGCAGGAAGTTCTTGGGCAACTGTTATCACAACACTACCAAATCCATGAAAAAAGTTGCATAGCCGTTAACCATAATCCTTCAGGTCAGCAAGGTGACAACTTTTCTTTTACACATGAATATGCATATTTCATTTATCCGAAGCCAGGAAGATATATTGGCGAACAACTTAGAGAAAATGAAGCAGATTGGGACGAGCGAAATTTTAGGGATGTGACAGGCGACGATTCTTTAAGAGAGGCGGGTCCAAACTGCTTTTACCCCATTATTGTTAAGAATGGAGAGATAGTTGGGTTTGGAGATGTGTGTCCAAAGGACTTCCATCCAGAAATTAACAAGAAATTAGATGGCGACGTAATTGCTATATATCCAATTGACCCTGAAGGTATTGAGCGGAAATGGCGATTCGCACGCAATACAGTTGAAAACGTAAAGGATGAGCTCAAAGTTCACTATCTAAAAAAGAGAGATGTCTTTGATATTAAGAGGCTTAAGAAGAAATTCAATTTTAAGTCAAACTGGGTGGATTCGAGATATTCGGCGAATAACCATGGCACTCAACTCCTTAACCAAATAATACCAAAGGCTCCGGCTTCGTACCCAAAATCACTTTTTACTGTAAAGGACTCGGTTGTCGCCGGTACCAATGAAAACAAAGCAGCTATGGTACTTGATTATTTCGCCGGTTCTGGCACTACTGGCCACGCCGTAATCAACCTCAATCGTGACGATAGGGGCAAACGCAAATACATCCTCGTTGAAATGGGTGACTACTTCGACACGGTGCTCAAGCCCCGAATCGCCAAGGTGGTCTATTCCGAAAACTGGAATGACGGCAAACCCACGGCGCGTCATACCGGTGTTTCCCACTGCTTCAAATACATCCGCCTGGAATCCTACGAGGACACGCTCAACAACCTGCGCCTCGACCACAACCCGCAGCGCAAAAAGGCGGTAGCTGTTAATCCAGCGCTCAAGGAAGACTACATGCTCCGCTACCTGCTGGATGTGGAGACGCGGGGTAGTCAATCGCTGCTCAACATCGATGCTTTTGCTGATCCGACCGGCTATACCCTGGAGGTAAAAAAGCCGGGGACGGACGAGTACGCAACCCGTGCGGTCGATCTGATTGAGACCTTCAACTACCTGATCGGTCTACGCGTGCTGCACACATCCGTGCCGCAACCCTTTCAGGCGACCTTCAAGCGTATTACGGACCCGGGGCTGCCCAAGGACCAGCAAACCAAGCTGGTGGTGGATGACCGCATCCGGCCGTACGAAGGCGGCCCATGGTGGTTCCGTAAGGTCGAAGGCTGGGTGCCCAAGGACCCGGCCAATCCAAACAATGGTCAGCAGGAAAAGGTCCTGATCGTCTGGCGCAAACTCACCGACGACATCGAGCAGGACAACCTGATGCTGGATGAATGGTTCCAGAAGAACCGCTTCAGCACACGCGATTTCGAGTTCGACACCATCTACGTCAACGGCAGCAACAATCTGCCCAATCTGAAGCTGGATGACGAGAACTGGAAGGTCCGCCTCATCGAAGAAGAGTTCATGAAGCGCATGTGGAATGGCGATAACACATAA